A single Opisthocomus hoazin isolate bOpiHoa1 chromosome 1, bOpiHoa1.hap1, whole genome shotgun sequence DNA region contains:
- the LOC142363966 gene encoding potassium voltage-gated channel subfamily A member 1 isoform X2 — MSSGHRSRGDGQVGEKIGRIELKAKGDGWGGDPSLGVHSIDLQPPGLGDRTPHLTCPLPPLKALHLDSSSLPADSEPPPHPFPLTPPPHPAIDLSWGSLLDSILLSPFKYLSLSFPAPGSPFLCATMTVMAGENMDETSALPGHPQDSYQPAAHDDHECCERVVINIAGLRFETQLKTLAQFPNTLLGNPKKRMRYFDPLRNEYFFDRNRPSFDAILYYYQSGGRLRRPVNVPLDMFSEEIKFYELGEEAMEKFREDEGFIKDEERPLPEGEYQRQVWLLFEYPESSGPARVIAIVSVMVILISIVIFCLETLPELKEDKEYTVHRTDNTTQVYKSNIFTDPFFVVETLCIIWFSFELVVRFFACPSKTEFFKNIMNFIDIVAIIPYFITLGTEMAEREGTQKGEQATSLAILRVIRLEC; from the exons ATGAGCTCCGGGCACCGCAG CCGCGGCGATGGTCAAGTCGGCGAGAAAATTGGACGGATCGAGTTAAAGGCAAAAGGAGAcggctggggaggggaccccaGCCTGGGGGTGCACTCCATAGACCTTCAGCCTCCCGGCTTGGGGGACAGGACTCCTCACCTTACCTGCCCTCTTCCCCCCCTAAAG GCTCTCCATCTCGACTCATCATCCCTCCCTGCAGACTCTgaacctcccccccaccccttccccctcaccccacccccccaccctgccaTTGATCTGTCCTGGGGCTCTCTGCTCGACTCCATCCTCCTCTCCCCTTTCAAGtacctctccctctccttccctgcccctgGGTCCCCCTTCCTGTGTGCCACCATGACTGTGATGGCTGGAGAGAACATGGATGAGACTTCTGCGCTACCTGGCCACCCCCAGGATAGCTACCAGCCCGCTGCCCATGATGACCATGAGTGCTGTGAGCGCGTAGTGATAAACATTGCTGGACTACGCTTTGAGACGCAGCTGAAGACCTTAGCCCAGTTCCCCAACACTCTGCTGGGCAACCCCAAGAAGCGCATGCGGTACTTTGACCCGTTGCGCAATGAGTACTTCTTTGACCGGAACCGGCCCAGCTTTGATGCCATCCTCTACTACTACCAGTCTGGAGGGCGGCTTCGCCGGCCGGTCAATGTGCCCTTGGACATGTTCTCTGAGGAGATCAAATTTTATGAGCTGGGTGAGGAGGCCATGGAGAAGTTCCGGGAAGATGAAGGATTCATCAAAGATGAGGAGAGACCCTTGCCGGAGGGGGAGTACCAGCGCCAAGTATGGCTCCTCTTTGAATACCCAGAGAGCTCTGGGCCTGCAAGGGTCATTGCAATAGTCTCTGTCATGGTGATCCTCATCTCCATCGTGATCTTCTGCCTAGAGACATTACCTGAGTTGAAGGAGGACAAGGAGTACACAGTGCATCGCACTGACAACACCACCCAGGTCTACAAATCCAACATCTTCACAGACCCCTTCTTTGTTGTGGAGACCCTGTGCATCATCTGGTTCTCCTTTGAGCTGGTGGTACGCTTCTTTGCTTGCCCCAGCAAGACCGAATTCTTCAAGAATATCATGAACTTCATTGACATTGTGGCCATCATCCCTTACTTCATCACCCTGGGCACCGAGATGGCCGAGCGGGAGGGGACTCAGAAAGGAGAGCAGGCCACCTCCTTGGCCATCCTGAGAGTCATCAGACTG GAGTGCTGA
- the LOC142363966 gene encoding potassium voltage-gated channel subfamily A member 1 isoform X1, translating into MSSGHRSRGDGQVGEKIGRIELKAKGDGWGGDPSLGVHSIDLQPPGLGDRTPHLTCPLPPLKALHLDSSSLPADSEPPPHPFPLTPPPHPAIDLSWGSLLDSILLSPFKYLSLSFPAPGSPFLCATMTVMAGENMDETSALPGHPQDSYQPAAHDDHECCERVVINIAGLRFETQLKTLAQFPNTLLGNPKKRMRYFDPLRNEYFFDRNRPSFDAILYYYQSGGRLRRPVNVPLDMFSEEIKFYELGEEAMEKFREDEGFIKDEERPLPEGEYQRQVWLLFEYPESSGPARVIAIVSVMVILISIVIFCLETLPELKEDKEYTVHRTDNTTQVYKSNIFTDPFFVVETLCIIWFSFELVVRFFACPSKTEFFKNIMNFIDIVAIIPYFITLGTEMAEREGTQKGEQATSLAILRVIRLVRVFRIFKLSRHSKGLQILGQTLKASMRELGLLIFFLFIGVILFSSAVYFAEAEEPESHFTSIPDAFWWAVVSMTTVGYGDMYPVTIGGKIVGSLCAIAGVLTIALPVPVIVSNFNYFYHRETEGEEQAQLLHVSSPNLASDSDLSRRSSSTISKSEYMEIEEDMNNSIDNFREANLRTGNCTVANQNCVNKSKLLTDV; encoded by the exons ATGAGCTCCGGGCACCGCAG CCGCGGCGATGGTCAAGTCGGCGAGAAAATTGGACGGATCGAGTTAAAGGCAAAAGGAGAcggctggggaggggaccccaGCCTGGGGGTGCACTCCATAGACCTTCAGCCTCCCGGCTTGGGGGACAGGACTCCTCACCTTACCTGCCCTCTTCCCCCCCTAAAG GCTCTCCATCTCGACTCATCATCCCTCCCTGCAGACTCTgaacctcccccccaccccttccccctcaccccacccccccaccctgccaTTGATCTGTCCTGGGGCTCTCTGCTCGACTCCATCCTCCTCTCCCCTTTCAAGtacctctccctctccttccctgcccctgGGTCCCCCTTCCTGTGTGCCACCATGACTGTGATGGCTGGAGAGAACATGGATGAGACTTCTGCGCTACCTGGCCACCCCCAGGATAGCTACCAGCCCGCTGCCCATGATGACCATGAGTGCTGTGAGCGCGTAGTGATAAACATTGCTGGACTACGCTTTGAGACGCAGCTGAAGACCTTAGCCCAGTTCCCCAACACTCTGCTGGGCAACCCCAAGAAGCGCATGCGGTACTTTGACCCGTTGCGCAATGAGTACTTCTTTGACCGGAACCGGCCCAGCTTTGATGCCATCCTCTACTACTACCAGTCTGGAGGGCGGCTTCGCCGGCCGGTCAATGTGCCCTTGGACATGTTCTCTGAGGAGATCAAATTTTATGAGCTGGGTGAGGAGGCCATGGAGAAGTTCCGGGAAGATGAAGGATTCATCAAAGATGAGGAGAGACCCTTGCCGGAGGGGGAGTACCAGCGCCAAGTATGGCTCCTCTTTGAATACCCAGAGAGCTCTGGGCCTGCAAGGGTCATTGCAATAGTCTCTGTCATGGTGATCCTCATCTCCATCGTGATCTTCTGCCTAGAGACATTACCTGAGTTGAAGGAGGACAAGGAGTACACAGTGCATCGCACTGACAACACCACCCAGGTCTACAAATCCAACATCTTCACAGACCCCTTCTTTGTTGTGGAGACCCTGTGCATCATCTGGTTCTCCTTTGAGCTGGTGGTACGCTTCTTTGCTTGCCCCAGCAAGACCGAATTCTTCAAGAATATCATGAACTTCATTGACATTGTGGCCATCATCCCTTACTTCATCACCCTGGGCACCGAGATGGCCGAGCGGGAGGGGACTCAGAAAGGAGAGCAGGCCACCTCCTTGGCCATCCTGAGAGTCATCAGACTGGTAAGAGTCTTTCGAATCTTCAAACTCTCCCGGCACTCTAAGGGCCTCCAGATTTTGGGACAGACCCTCAAAGCAAGTATGAGAGAGCTAGGTTTACTaatcttcttcctcttcattgGGGTGATCTTGTTCTCTAGTGCGGTATATTTTGCTGAGGCTGAAGAACCTGAGTCTCATTTCACAAGTATCCCTGATGCTTTCTGGTGGGCGGTGGTATCCATGACCACTGTGGGCTATGGTGACATGTACCCTGTGACAATTGGAGGCAAAATCGTAGGCTCCTTGTGTGCCATCGCTGGTGTGCTGACAATTGCCCTGCCTGTACCTGTCATCGTGTCCAACTTCAACTACTTCTACCACCGAGAAACAGAAGGGGAAGAACAGGCTCAGTTGCTTCACGTTAGCTCCCCTAATTTAGCATCTGACAGCGATCTCAGTCGCCGCAGCTCCTCCACAATCAGCAAATCTGAGTACATGGAAATCGAAGAGGATATGAATAATAGCATAGACAATTTTAGAGAGGCTAATCTCAGAACTGGCAACTGCACTGTAGCCAACCAAAACTGCGTTAATAAAAGCAAGCTGCTGACTGATgtgtaa